CCCGACCTTTTCCCTGAGCCTGGCAGATGCATCGCAGGTGGTGGGGGTCCTTGCATCGCTGGGTGATATAAGACCTGGAATTCATCTCTTGGCAAAAGGACCGTCGAGAGGGAGAAGTTTCTCTTGAATTTCCAACACATCCCATTCCGTGGACGGGAATACTTCCACCTTGCTGCTTTGGCCAGGTAGTTCCCATGCCGCCTTACTGTCTGCAAGATTGCCACTACTTCTACCGCACTGCTCTGCGTCTCCTGTCCTTACCCACCGTCCTCGCCGCATCTTACGCTTAGCCGGGATCCACTCTGTTGAGCAGCTACTGATAATCATGTCGTATTCCCAAACCGCAGTCCGCTTCTTCACTGCCCCAAGATCCCTGGGGAATGTCATGGAGTCCAATCCAGTCGCGCAAGCCGTGGCTTCCTCTTCGGGCCAAACAGTGCTGAGACCCAGTATCTCGGCCAGCTCAGCTTCGACAGGAGCAGTGGTGAACCACGAGCCGATTAAGAAAGGCCTCACATTCGCCAACCAAGATTCCCTACCGAAACTCCCTATTCCAGATCTCGAAGATACTTGCCGAAGGCATCTCGAGGCACTGTCTGCTCTGCAGACTATTCGGGAACATGAGGAGACCAAGGCAGCTGTCCACGAATTTCTCAAGACCGAAGGTCCCATCCTTCAGGAGAAATTGAAGACCTATGCGTCGTCAAAGACCAGCTACATCGAGCAATTTTGTGCGTATACCCGGCAGTTTGACGATCATCTCCGATTGCAGAGTACTGACAGACCGTAGGGTATGATTCTTATCTGAATTTTGACAACCGTGAGTCTCGCTTTCATCGCACAAACTGAATGTTCCGTGTCGCTGACATTCTCAAAGCCGTGgttctcaatctcaatccaTTTTTCCTGTTGGAGGATGACCCGACTCCAGCTCGAAACCACCAGGTAACCCGAGCCGCATCTTTGGTTGTATCGGCCCTTTCCTTTGTTCGTGCCGTGCGCCGAGAAGAGCTTCCGCCAGACACCGTGCGCGGAACACCGCTGTGCATGTATCAATATTCTCGCATGTTTGGCACAGCCCGACTGCCTACCGACAATGGCTGCGTCATCAGTCAAGACCCTTCCGCGAGACACATGGTGGTGTTGTGCCGAGGCCAGTTCTATTGGTTCGATGTGCTCGACGACAATAGCGACTTGATCATGACCGAGAAAGACATCTCTCTCAATCTGCAGGTGATCATCGAGGATGCAGCACAGACTCCGATTCAGGAAGCTGCGAAAGGAGCATTGGGGGTTCTCAGCACCGAGAATCGCAAAGTCTGGTCGGGTTTACGTGAGATCATGACCAAGGATTCAGCCTCGAACAATGCGGAATGCTTGAACATCGTCGACACCGCCGTGTTTGTCTTGTGTCTGGACGACACGGAGCCCTCCAGCACCGCCGAGCTATGTGGGAATATGCTTTGCGGTACGAGCGAGGTCGTCAAGGGAGTGCAAGTCGGAACATGCACGAATCGGTGGTACGACAAGCTGCAAATCATTGTTTGCAAGAATGGAAGCGCTGGTATCAACTTTGAACACACTGGCGTCGACGGCCACACGGTCTTACGCTTTGCGAGTGACGTCTACACCGACACCATTCTTCGATTTGCAAAGACAATCAATGGCCAGGCTCCCAGTCTCTGGGCTACATCCAGTCCCGACCCAGCCAAGCGTGATCCGAGCAGTTTTGGCAACGTCAGCACGACGCCCCGCAAGCTGGAATGGGAAATGACTCCGGAGTTGAACATTGCTTTGAGGTTTGCAGAATCACATCTCTCCGATCTCCTGCACCAGCACGAATTTCAAGTTCTCGACTTTGAGGGCTTCGGCAAGAACTTTATCACATCCATGGGATTCTCGCCCGATGCGTTCGTCCAGATGGCGTTCCAAGCGGCATATTATGGACTCTATGGTCGCGTGGAGAACACCTATGAGCCGGCCATGACCAAGTTTTTCTTGCACGGTCGGACTGAGGCTATTCGCACGGTGACACCCGAGGCTGTCGAATTCGTCAAAACCTTCTGGGGCGAAAATACGGCGGAACTCAAGATCGATGCTCTTCGCACCGCCACCCAGAAACACACGGCCATGACGAAAGAGTGCTCCAAGGGACAAGGCCAAGACCGGCACCTGTACGCCTTGTATTGTCTGTGGCAGCGAACCTTTGACGACAGTTTCTTCCCAGATAACGGTTCCGCGGGAGGATATTCCAGCCCCAGTGAAGGCATGCTCTCCGAATTGTCGGAGGATGGTTTGTCCACGTCTCCCGACAGCGGCAGTAACCGCGGAATGCGTGCTGCAGTGCCTCCAACGCCCGCAATTTTCAGCGATCCTGGTTGGGACAAGATCAACACGACCGTACTGTCGAC
This genomic window from Penicillium oxalicum strain HP7-1 chromosome III, whole genome shotgun sequence contains:
- a CDS encoding putative mitochondrial carnitine O-acetyltransferase, with the protein product MSYSQTAVRFFTAPRSLGNVMESNPVAQAVASSSGQTVLRPSISASSASTGAVVNHEPIKKGLTFANQDSLPKLPIPDLEDTCRRHLEALSALQTIREHEETKAAVHEFLKTEGPILQEKLKTYASSKTSYIEQFWYDSYLNFDNPVVLNLNPFFLLEDDPTPARNHQVTRAASLVVSALSFVRAVRREELPPDTVRGTPLCMYQYSRMFGTARLPTDNGCVISQDPSARHMVVLCRGQFYWFDVLDDNSDLIMTEKDISLNLQVIIEDAAQTPIQEAAKGALGVLSTENRKVWSGLREIMTKDSASNNAECLNIVDTAVFVLCLDDTEPSSTAELCGNMLCGTSEVVKGVQVGTCTNRWYDKLQIIVCKNGSAGINFEHTGVDGHTVLRFASDVYTDTILRFAKTINGQAPSLWATSSPDPAKRDPSSFGNVSTTPRKLEWEMTPELNIALRFAESHLSDLLHQHEFQVLDFEGFGKNFITSMGFSPDAFVQMAFQAAYYGLYGRVENTYEPAMTKFFLHGRTEAIRTVTPEAVEFVKTFWGENTAELKIDALRTATQKHTAMTKECSKGQGQDRHLYALYCLWQRTFDDSFFPDNGSAGGYSSPSEGMLSELSEDGLSTSPDSGSNRGMRAAVPPTPAIFSDPGWDKINTTVLSTSNCGNPCLRHFGFGPTSADGFGIGYIIKDESISFCASSKHRQTGRLMHTLESYLFEIRKLLRATNRKATSPRTSRARENEVMSERLHPDINRRGRVLRGDGRGGFETPATTTDSAEIEDDGMGGYGFFDAGMLLHALKGVNAERERNDKPARRRFVGKKLHLNEY